Part of the Schistosoma mansoni, WGS project CABG00000000 data, chromosome 2 unplaced supercontig 0120, strain Puerto Rico, whole genome shotgun sequence genome is shown below.
GGGGTATTAAACCCAGACTGGTAAAAACGGAAATCTTCTTCCAGAAGAAACTTTGACTTGTCGACAAAATGGAACGAGTAGTTTATATAACAATATACTGATGTAACACTGAAAAATGAATTTCAACATTTTCAGAACATCAAGAACAGAATTATAAATAAAGTACTCACCAGAAAGACTTTGacaaataagtttattttataCCGCAACCCAAAAATAATATTCTTTCATTTTGACAGTGATGAATATTATTCCGGTTTACTTATTGTTAACATACTTAATAAAACCCGGTGTTCTTAAAATTTTCAAtctgattgttttgttttagtaaGACGATTTCTCACCTTTTTCTTAATGTCAGCtgttaaatgattaaaatttgTTGCGGTATACGTTTTACTATGGGCTACATCCTGTTTGTCAAAAAATAAATCTTATGATATTCAAACAGTTTATCTTTTAAATTGGTCTAACCGACATGATAGATCAAACCAGATAAGTTACAATAAGCCAACTTCGTATCAGAcagaaatttaatttaatcttTAATTATagaatgtttgttttaataaatgtcAACCTTTAGACAATAAAAAGATTACATTTAGATATCTCATATGCTTTTTGTATAAACTaatacggccgtccagtgcttctaggttttccatggttatctagcttcaattgactcatgatttcaactatatataaaaataatacagAATTGATAAAATATGAATGGTCCCGTTTATGTaacaaagaaaacaataaaaacagAATGTTTCATCAATTTTTCTAAGGACAGAATATTTAGGAGGATATTTATCCTAcatttaatatataaatatgggACAAGAATTACAAACCAGAAATCGGGAATAACAATAGTctcaaagtatatatatatatcatggtGTTTTTGTTGTATACCGAAAAAAAACTTCAGTGACAGCAAAATTGTAGTTCATTTTGTTGAACACATTTTTATGCTTTGCCGTTTGAAGTATACTACTAAAGTGTATAAATCGGAATGGAACTTCAGCAGATCATTTACCGATTAAATGCTTTTTCATTAACTTGAAGGAATCTGTTTTGTtgcatttattaatttattttagtatgaaatttaataaaataacttttgttcaattttcattttaaatatattcaagGTAGATTAATATGAATGTCAACTGGCGAATAGTTTCATTTCGGTATATTCTACAAAAATATAGAGAATTTTAGTATGCTACAATTGGAAGCTGATTATCTTATGACCTTCTGATGCTTTTTTATGTGTTTTTACATCTTAAGTTATTTTACTTCATTAACTTTGTAAGCAATTTTCAATATGAATCAATGTAATTGTTATGCCCCGacaacaatagtgaatggtaactttgggatccatttatggaacaatattatgcatatattttttaccGTATGTTTTCTAAATGATTAAACTActtatattcatgttcctttcattgtgagctttattttgacctatagactattattgtacgatatACCATTCCTGAATTATACCCAGTCTGTTAATTACagctccccctattcacagccacatttggctaactctcgtactaatgttattttctattttattggtacaatgtggtcattCTGTTTGCTATATAAACTCAatgtgtttgaaatacaatgattcatattgcagaggctgttattggtgctctgaacttaactgactgggctaggcagaagcggGACTGATTAGCACTCTAGGCTGCTCGtgcggttttcgtgtgtcactgttccaatctaTATTTTGCTGCTacctgattggcggtcttatcacgtcatacgttaactgggcatccactcggccacaagatataacagtaatcCATAAAGTTAATGATAACTAGTATTCCATTTTTGTTCACTACCCCACATGACTCTGAAGTCTTCCGTCTATGCACttagtatatttatttaaattaaatatatatacagaATCCCGTAACCAAATCAATGAAAAACTAGTTTCATACCTTCAATATTTTCTGGAAACTACATTTTATTAATGTTTTTCCACTTAAGAAGTAAATATTTCCGATTTCAGAACCAAATTTTGTCAACAATTTTCTTTAACTCCCAGGTCTTTTTTCATCTATAATGGTGTTTCGCATTCTGAAGAAAATGTTTCACTCGTAGGGAAATGTTTATAACTTTGACAAGTAACTGACTGAAATGCTGAATCGACGGACAGAATTTGTTTAACTATGAAGTTAACGAGTACATTATacgaaatattttataaattgatATTTTTAAGTCAGACTAAAAtgcattttttgtttaaaacatcCTCAGCTCATAGTTATCAAGTGTACATCGACTAGGTAGAGTCACCAGAAATGTCTTTTCAGAAGAAAGAACTTTAGAAAGTGTACAATCATTGAAGAATTGAACTACAGATATGCTTTTGTGGATTGCTATTCGTCATACTATACTTCTGATATTAACAGAAAATCCTTTGATAATAGTAAAAGAAGttgtattaaaaatatttaaatttacttataATAAATGCTACATATAAGTTAAACTGAATGTTGCTTATATCATAAAAAACAGTTTTGATTgcaatcatgaatcgatcattGTTAGACCACTAAtaaaaacctgaaatcactggacggctgtttcattccagtgtggcactcctcagcagtgcgcatccacgatctcacactCGAAATTAGAACTCAGGACTTGCTGAGGATATCATTcggggacgaaacggccttccagtgtttacaggttttccattgtgatcTTGCGCTGATCgattcatggtctcaatcaaaacttaaaaatttTTACAACCCTTAATGCATAAAAACAGTGTAAATGATTTTTCTGATGTACATATGCGATTAAAACTAACTTTTACATTTTCTATTGTTCTAATTGACACATGAATATGAAATGGTCCCTGGATATTTTTGAACGATAATTCCTCTTACCCATGCTATTTTATGCCGCTTTCATTTTCTTTTCCTCATTCACAGCAATTTTCATCTATTCCGTTTATTATATATGTGATACTATAAGAAACAGACAATTcctgattaatatcagaaggcgtttcttggatattatagtaatttcaatagttgagatcatcactcaattgaagctggaccaccatgggttcgaatctcgccacgcgggatcgtagatgcgcactgctgaggagtctcacaatagaacgaaacggccttccagtgcttccaggttttccatggtggtctagcttcaattgactcatgatctcaactattgaaaactccTGATTAAATGACAATAAATTCATTGGTTTAgaagttaaaacaaaattacaaatttttgattattttcgtCTCATGAAAAAAAGTAACTGGTTCATTTATTTTGAACGAGTGAAATGATACGAAAATAGTTGAGTATactcaacaacaaaaataaataacaaacacAATTTCCTTTAACCAATCTATCTTGTATTCCGTAATTAAAAGTGACTAGCATTACTGTAAAGAATTACAATGGAGCATAGTCACATAAATATTACGACATTACGTAAACTTACGGCTGAAACTTAAGAGAGTGTTTTGTACTGATGTTTCTAGTAGAATAATCAAAAGGCACATAGGAACATAGATCAAAACCAAACATGTAGAAAATCTCATAAAATAGATCACTgagataatttaattttaattttgttaatttacacaactattatgtttattattctgCTCAATCAGGTTCTTCTGGCAAAACGTACATGATATTTCTGTACTGTGAAATCAAACTGTACATTATAACTGACTATGTTAAACTAACCAATTAACCACTTGGTTTCAAAGTCTTTGTCCAGTATACAGTTATTAattataagaaaaagagaattcagcgaagaaaactttcttttcgacgaaatcatttacttaagctgtacattcgtatatatagcgatatggaaaatatatgtctacaggaggctagaaaagattgcattataaattgattcgataataaataacaaatgtggCCCACAgcgaaagtttatccttaacacaccCCCGAATGGTAGGATGGCTAGAGAAAACGATTCGAAGCTTGGCtgtgtagaaagttttattcaacgttTTTGAAATCGGTTTATTCAAGATTGCAGCAGCCGTGTCTCCCTTGAATTCCAAACTCATAAACAAGGTTAAGTAAATGCTTAAGTAagtgatttcgtcgaaaagaaaattttcttcgctgaattctctttttcttattcaatgacattatgagttattttagttattaattataaactgaataataaGTATACTTCAAATTTAATTGACGTTACTTTACAACCATGTGATTATTGTAACTTCATATAATCGTAAAATCTTTTAGTcatatttataaacattaaaaattactTCGTAAGTTTTGCTATAAACATTGTTATTCTACGTAAGAAAACTGTCACAAACAAGCTGAAAAACGGCAAACTGCTATACAAACTAAAGGTTATATTGCTAGTAATCTAAGCATTTCAAGTTAGATAATTGGTAAGGCACACTTTTCAAAAAATATCGAACTTgttaaaaaataattaacttCTAGATTTGATTGGTGGACTATTTGAATGTACCACAATGATTTCAATCCATAAAATAACACGTTTCTCTATTTCTGAAAATGAAAGCGAATGGGATAAAATCAAGTGTAACATTTCAGAAGGTAGACGATCCTCTGTATCTAGTGTGAATAAAAGTactatataaaacaaaataggtGGCTGTACatatttcaaacaaatattCAGTACACTGGGACATATATTCTTAGGTTCGTTTTGAATATAACATATGGAACTAATCAAATgactttatattttaaaactgcGAATATCAGTGTCACTGTAGCCATAATGATATAATTTGGTGCTTTGTATAGACGATAGTGAAACGAACACTTACTTATATTAGTTTATCGATCTACAGGTCTTGTGGGTTAGGTGTTCATCACTTTATATGATTAGATCTTCATTTGCATTTAACCGTGTTATCTCCCGTGGAGatttgtgaatggtaactttgaaaactatttatggaccaatatgatatgtatatttcctactgtATAATTGCTCAGTAACCTAACTATTCACATTCATGTTCATTTTATTATGAGCATTCTTTTGACCCTTAGACTATTACTGCACGATTTACCATTATTGAGTTattcccagtctattaattattgttcacctattcacagccacatttgcccaaatcttgtacaaatgttattttttattttatgaaaaaatgtggtcagtttgtttggtatataaacccaatatgtttgagaataatgattcatattaccaaggctgttattggtgttgtggacttaactgactgggctaggcatatagcaggactgataagtactcatgtttgctcatacggcttttgtgtatcattgctgtgattgataaatcactgctctcgaATTGGCgttcttatcacgtcatatatatcaactgagCACGTACGCATGCACTTGATATAACAAACTGAAGCAATTTTTTATGAGCCGCTTTGTCGGGAAATCACCTACCCTTGTGACTTTACAGATGAACTCAAAGGCTAAGAAATGAGTGTTCATTTATCACTATTGTGTCGCTGTTTCTGAGTTTTCACATAAATAGTTTAGCTAATAAAGAAATACTTCACTTCAAGGATGTTACTTAACTACCTGTTATAGCTTTAAAAAATTCTACATCTGATCACAAATAAGAATAAACTATGACTGAAAATAAATGTTACGCAAACGATTTTTGTCATACCGActtttgaataaatataaattctaATTTCTTTCCCTTGAGATATCAAGTATGTGCAGTTATTTCATAATTTATTGTGGACATAAAGTTAATCGGAAAAACATGATATACTTGCGCTATAAATTTCAAACGGTTTGGTCACGTTTGATCGTATTAGAACAGTTTCGTATGAAAACTAATAAAAAATAGTgaaaaatgataatgatcagTTGGTATCGAATTCCTCCGGAGAGCACGTTGCACGATTGTCAAATCTAAATACTGAAATAGGTCATATGATCCACTTTGAAACAGTTTCTAAGGTTTTGCATAATCACTGAAGAAAGATTTTAAAGTTTATAGTAGCCTTGCCTATAAAAAGCTCAAGCATCCTTCATGTGTACAGAAATAGCTTATACAAACTTTGAGTTGGTTTGGGAATCTTTAACCAGTTCAAAGACCTAGGATGTtgtgaaatttcattttatttcttttaccaccttatttacaattatcactttatatatatttatatgactaACTTTTAATAGTCTGAATTTAGAAATTCCTTGATAAGCATATGTTCGACCtcattgtttaaaatatattgtaCAAACACACCACAACTTTATAATCAGTTCAGATTTTGTTAAGCTATCGAACTCTATAAAAAGAACTAAATGCTTTTGATCTTGTTATTTCAATCAGTTCGGTAAAAACAGATACATTCACGTCTTATTACTTACTTGGAATAAATTgaatttgattttcattaaaaaaaacattcggGAACTAAACTGACTAGCTTTATGTACCTGTTTTCATATCTCTTCGATTTGTTCTTAGGTCAACTttgaaacaaattaaaaaaggATTATAAATCTTATATGATCACCaagatattgtttattttgcaCGTGTGTTGTAATAGTTGAAGATTCTCTGAGTGATTACATGACAGAAGCAACatccataataataaaagattcTATGAAATCAAAATCTGAACTCAGGGTTACTTAATAGCAATAATTCTTATTAAATGGAGTAAAAAGATATTGAATTTAAAATTGCAGTGTTATCGACTAGTCAATTATGGATATTTTGACTACATGTTTACTTGTTAGGGCATTTTACATGAATAACTCACATTTTAAAATCAAAAGTTCAACTTCATAAGAAAATGATAATTGTAAACTGTTACACCAACCCTGGCGTAATATATGGATTAAAGTTTGACAAGAAAGCTTCAGAGGGAAAATCAAATTGTTCTTACACACATAAGACCTAAGTTTTGTAATATTTAGGGTTTTGACAAATTTAAGAAAAGATAATCTCAGAGTTCCTACAATCTCCTGCAATTGTAGAAGAGTATGTTTAATAACTGTTGAACATATGGTTGGACTTATGGTTATAAGTAAGTGAAAAGTGATCTAATCACTTATTCTGTTCTATACTTTAAAATGGCCATTTCATTCGGacgttttatatttttttcagttaCTGTAATAACAATTCAACTTATTTTGAGAAGAATTTTCCCAGTCATTTAATTCAAGTCAATAATTCTATCTCACCTACTCTATAAAAACCAACCTATTAGTAGGCTACAAAACTAAACTACTGAttgagaaaattaaaaataaagtcTTTATCTATTTCAATACTCTAAAAGTAtgtgttttcttttcaatttcTTGTTTGCTCAGCCtctataaattaaattttccCTTCGTGAAATAAAAAGGATGTATTATCCATCTGTATATTTTAAATCTTGTTTCTAATACTTGCGCAAAATTGAAAAAAGTATGGACAACTCTTACATGACGATTTCATGTATATACATTTAATGTATATTACgtaatgttttgtttttaggATGCATGTTGAAATGTCTTCTATATTacagatttattttattatttttggtATCCGATTATTTTATTGGACAATTATTAGACGCCATCTGATTGGTTACTTGAAAGAAGCTGaatattttaacaaaattattatttacgaaatatttttaaaaaaaaacaatagttGAATATAAATACAAGTATAAACGCTTTGAAAACTATCTCTATACGGATAAAATAACTCATAGCACATATTACTATTCAGTGTGATAAGTAACTGTATAATTTTTCTTGGAAATAATGCTACTCAATACATAATGTTGAAAGTATACGTTAATTCTCAATCAATAACTTATATTAATATATCGATATGGTTTCTGAAATTTCATGGCAACTATTAAAACAAGCTACTATACTTGGTTTAGCACCGGTATTATGTAATGAAGTTGATCTACTTGATTTAAGTAGACAAACAAAAGTATctgataaaaaaattattatcaatgTTAGTGGTGTACATTTTGAATTAACTGAATCACTTGTAAAACGTTATCCATCAACATTACTTGGTTCTGTTGAACGTGAATATTTTTATGAtagtataaataatgaatatttttttgatcGTGATCCAGAATTATTTCGTTATATATTAACATATTATCAACATGGTAAATTACATTTTCcaaagaatatatgtatatcagcttttgaaaatgaattaaaatatttttctatatTATCTGATAATTTATCTGATTGTTGCTATGAAAGTTTTATTGATCATTCAAAAGATATTGAACAACGTTTAGAAGatgataaaaaaacatttacacaatataaatcattaactATAAATAGTAATGTAAAATTTCGTGAAAAATTATGGACAATGTTTGAAAATCCTGAAGAAAATAGTACAGCTTATATGATATATTATACAACAGGATTTtttataattgtttctgttttaTCTAATATGGCTGAGACTATACCatacaatgataataaattaaaaaatgttTACCCATTAAGAACTTATGGTGATAAATatgcaaatatatttttttgtatagATACTGCTTGTGTATTAATATTTACTATTGAATACATTTCACGATTATATGCTTCACCATCACGTTGTAAGTATATGCGTTCGGTTATGGCTGTAATTGATTTAACCGCTGTTTTACCATATTATATAAGTTTAATTGTTCCAGCTGGATTACAATTCTCAGGATCATTAGTTACACTACGTGTATTTCGAGTATTTCgtatatttaaattttcaaGACATAGTCAAGGATTACGTATATTAGGATATACATTAAAATCATGCGCAGAAGAATTAggttttcttttgtttagttTAACATTGGTTGTGATAATATTTGCTACTGTTATATATTATATTGAAaaatttgatgaaaattcaTCATTCTACAGTATCCCTGATGCTTCATGGTATACTATTGTCACTATGACAACATTGGGgtaagtttatttattgttaaattCTATTTTTGTAGAGTTTATGTATTGTTGAAattatttatctgtttataaTTAGGTTCTTAGTTCTTGAGACAAGGAAAACGATGTTATTGTTTGTCTTTATGCAACAATGAAGTTTGTTTTTACATTTTTACAACGTATTTCTATTTAATTGAATATAAGTAGTAGGAGAAAATACAAAGTAGTATAACCTTAACATTTgatgatttcaaccattaacaaatcatttgaatgaaccTGAATGTATAACATTTAAAGATGAAGAATGAATAATAAACGATTTGACTAATGAAATTAAAGTACATTtcttgatttgttgttgttgttgaaaacGTTTCTTTTGTTAATTGGATATACcaaaaaaaatattctttttttggTAAAGGTTAAATGAAGATAAATTACTTAATAAATATGGTCTtgacttcttttttttaaaaaaaataagaaaataatgttttcaaattggtatggtttaaataaacattagtGAAATTTAAGAGGTATTTAAAAACattcttttattttcataaaatctttcattttaattgatatcagaaggggttttatggatatcATAGTTATTTTAGTAGTtcatatcatgagtcaattgaagctagaccaccatggaaaacctaaaagcactggacggctgattcgtcctattgttggactcctcatcagtgcacatccacgatcacgcctcacgagattccaacccaggacatatcggtctcgcgcacgaacgcttaacctctggaccactgagccggcatctaacggtgttaatgtctaacttcaaccgatccacgaaattgagcgacacatccaccattgtcttcagtgagttactatttcacagCAGACCCGGttgatctccactggtcactacttctcactagaacttcaggaaattcCTCTCGaagctaaggagtcccacaattagccaaaacggccatccagttcttccaggtttttcatggtgatctagcttcaatcgagtcatgatctcaactattaaaattttaatttatgaatttaGGATTTGTTTTATTTGGATTATGACTAATGAAGGAATTAAGGATGCATGTTTAAAcgtcaataaaaatattcacaCAAAGACTCAAAAACACTGCCTACTTTTTTAGATGATAACCTATTATTGAGTCGTAGTCTGAAAATAAACAACATTGAACCTAACGTAAATAATTCGTTTTATTTCTGTTTACAACCTTAATATATTTATCTGTAGCTACGATCAAGACAATAGCTCAGGAACCATATGTATGAATAGTAAAAGATAAATATATAGTGCTGATTGTCACCTAAGCTTTGTTGGTTCGACTAACATAGTACTATTTGCAGGTATTTAGGTGATCTCCGACATTTGAGatacatatttttattgattcctTCTATGTATTTCATATTCTTTAAGGATATTTGCAGTGGTAATATAATTTCTATTAATTTAGCAATGTATAAAAAATAAGTAATGATATAATATGAACGAGAGAAATTGCATGAAACAATTTGACGAAATCTGCGTACGACGCAATCAAAAGAGATTATCTCAAAATTCTAATAGGTGCTTTACTATATACAATAGGATTAGGTTACGTAGAGGtaacttatcattatttttaaatgCTCCTCACGAACACCACAAATTTTAGTTAATAAATGAATGACATTATATATTTGATGATATCCGACACTCTTTCTTCATTATGTATGAACTTATCTTTAATCAAATGCTGTATGTGATCATGACATATCCAGATTATGGAGGTAATTAGCAGCACATTATTATGTTTAGGTCATCGGTTTTTTCAACTTCACTCATTAgattttattatcatatattcGACTAGTGTAATTTTGTTGACACACTTGCTATGAGACTACAATTTACGGATAACATTTGAGCGTTGGTAAAGTGACCTTGATAATATACACTCACTTGTTAGGATTAAAAATGATTACAATTAGGTTTTAAAGTTAGAAATTTGTGTTAGGAATTGGAGTTAGGATTTTCAACACATTTCGAAACCAGATGGGATGCGAAATTTCTATTTAATCTTATGAGTAAATGAACTTTGAGCTAAAAACCAAGAAATGCTATCCTTGATTCCATTGgtttattcataaattatagtcttgccacaTTTGCTGTCTGATAATACTTTCCTATCTGCAGTTTTCTTTAATTATCGTTTTACATATCTTTAATGGACCAAGTTTTATTTTACCCCAGAATAGCGTTAAGACTTCACTCTTTTAAACGTATGCATATATTGAAACCCTGTTTTTGAATGAGACGATGGAAATAGTTTTGATAATAAAAGCAGATCCTGGGACGTAATTTTCATAATACATTAATCATTGCAGAATATCATACCCTATTGACTCACTTTGTTTTTGGCTAATTCATTCTGAGTAGTGTTATTAAAATGGACATAGAAAGATAGCATACATAATAACTCAACTAAAGTTGATTAATATGATGCAGCTTTTGATACAACAGTTGAATATACATGATGTTAAGAAAGATTGACCTACTTTTTAAAAATACCATCAGAAATCATctaatgtagtgaacgaagacttggTAGAGAAAACCATTTTACTATTTTATGCAAAATTACATAATGCTTTTGTGAAATATGGAaaccatacaataaaaataGATCATCTACACATCTTCCTTGAGTTGTTATTTACATACTCCATCATTCTTCTGATACTGTTGTTATTCGATTGCTTTCTGTTTTCCTTCCTCTTATCTTTGTTTTGTATCTTCTGCTGGTAAGCATTTCATTTCCTGCTGCACACTACTTACCTCTGTCCGTATAAGTAGTGCACACCACACTATCAGTGATTCTCCAGGAGTAAATTCCGACATTACTACTTTTATTCTCTGACCTTTACTTTAAAAGGTCGGAAATATTCTCTACCTACCTAATATGGTAAATTTGTGGTAGAAAACTTTCATACATGTAAATGTCTATTAAACGCACCATTTAGTGATATGTTTGACATTAACCAATGtaaaagaactgttaataaacaaagGTTATTTAAAACGCCAAATCACGAAAAAGTGATTTTAAATGTAGTTTGGATAAAACACTTATTCGACATTCAGTGATACCATACTAGTTCTAAAGTTAATAGTTCAAGATAATAACTCAAAAACTATTAGTTATTAGAGGTAAATCGATGAAAAGGGTGTTAAAGCATACGATGATGCTCTTTAACTTGACAGTATCATGTTAACGCTGTTAGTATTTAATCGTTCACAGATGACAGACCATAAATGATATCGATGTAGCCAATCAGTCGTTATTTGAATCAATAAACGGCTCTCAGTATCAAGTAATTCACCTCTTATTGTCACTGCTTGACATATTAAATGCAATTAACCAAACTTAAATTTCAAAATGTGAATTTAGTTGAGACCTATGTATTATATCTTcgataaatttaaaatataatctGACATTTTGATCCGAATTTCGATTTGGTTATCTGCATAATCGTGATTAGCTCCAGAAAGAGTAGCTTCCCGACTACACTGTATATCAATTTATATGATTTGAAACCCAGATAAATTAATGTACACAATTTCATAATAGATCTAAAGCGTTAGAAACACATTAActattatatattttataaaatttctCAGAGATTAAAGTACATGTTGGGTAGATCACCGTTTTCAGTAAAAATAGGACTGGGTATAGAGGCTACCAGTATTAATAAATAAGTGGAATGTTATTCAGTCAATTCCTATATGTGTAGATGTATTACTTTTTAAATGGCTTCATTTTTTCATAACAAATCGCACAATCAGTACTATATAAATGTCTGTATATGTTAGACGTAAAAGTCTATCCAATCAATGTGTTTTGGAAGGGGAGAAAC
Proteins encoded:
- a CDS encoding voltage-gated potassium channel, putative yields the protein MVSEISWQLLKQATILGLAPVLCNEVDLLDLSRQTKVSDKKIIINVSGVHFELTESLVKRYPSTLLGSVEREYFYDSINNEYFFDRDPELFRYILTYYQHGKLHFPKNICISAFENELKYFSILSDNLSDCCYESFIDHSKDIEQRLEDDKKTFTQYKSLTINSNVKFREKLWTMFENPEENSTAYMIYYTTGFFIIVSVLSNMAETIPYNDNKLKNVYPLRTYGDKYANIFFCIDTACVLIFTIEYISRLYASPSRCKYMRSVMAVIDLTAVLPYYISLIVPAGLQFSGSLVTLRVFRVFRIFKFSRHSQGLRILGYTLKSCAEELGFLLFSLTLVVIIFATVIYYIEKFDENSSFYSIPDASWYTIVTMTTLG